The following are from one region of the Cyclopterus lumpus isolate fCycLum1 chromosome 21, fCycLum1.pri, whole genome shotgun sequence genome:
- the mylkb gene encoding myosin light chain kinase, smooth muscle has translation MDFKANLKGVKAKMEEDRKGNSSQQVDFRAVLGKKGAGGNDNKPAETPGGKNAADFRSVLANKKKPASPEKNGESGKATANNCVDGGINEKKSEGGGGGGGGGKAPVFVEKLSDVTVLDGQRLRLQCRLAVASDPADAAVAWMLDGKIIKSSKFIVLANEGGLCSLTIGKALPEDEGQYKCRAESSAGKDECSCMVLVDDPTENSPADKKSKKTTPTSESEARIKKPTAKTPPKQVAPPQILQFPEDMKILAGEKVEILCKFSGAPPINCTWLKFRKPIQGSSDISIESSDSSSRLTISSGQQEHCGCYTIELRNAVGLRQAALNLTIVDKPDPPARVPAASDIRRATLTLSWYGPTYDGGSAVQSYNLEIWDSVEPQWKLLVSCNSTSYNVQNLLPERQYKFRVRAENIYGVGEPSAESEPVTVGLVNDDEEAEAEEEDEDVDKEPDYRDVSIRTDVKVKELYDVEERLGTGKFGQVFKLVEKATKKVWAGKFIKAYSAKDKDNVRHEIGIMNSLHHPKLVQCIDAFEGKSDIVMVLEMISGGELFERIIDEDFELTEREVIRYMLQIIDGVSFIHKQGIVHLDLKPENIMCVNKTGGKIKLIDFGLARRLENAGTLKVLFGTPEFVAPEVINYEGISYPTDMWSIGVICYILLSGLSPFMGDNDNETLSNVTSASWDFEDEAFDEISDTAKDFITNLLKKDMKARLTCARCYEHTWLKQDTTTMKAKKLSKERMKKYILRRKWQKTGNAVRAIGRLSSMAMMAGVSAKKGSPTEEDNQFLECLEFEQKSDCKPSFSSVIKDVEVVEGSAARFDCKIEGFPDPEVVWYKDEQPIKETRHFQIDYDEEGNCSLVISEVSGDDDAKYTVKAVNSLGEATCTAELLVEVMAGEEEEEEEEEEEE, from the exons ATGGATTTTAAGGCCAACCTCAAGGGCGTCAAGgccaagatggaggaggaccGCAAGGGGAACTCCTCGCAGCAGGTCGACTTCCGCGCCGTGTTGGGCAAGAAGGGCGCCGGCGGCAACGACAACAAACCCGCAGAGACGCCCGGCGGGAAGAACGCCGCCGACTTCCGCTCCGTCCTCGCCAACAAGAAGAAGCCAGCGAGCCCCGAGAAGAACGGGGAGAGCGGCAAGGCAACGGCAAACAACTGCGTGGACGGAGGGATTAACGAGAAGAAGAgcgaaggtggaggaggaggaggtggaggagggaaggCCCCGGTGTTCGTGGAGAAGCTGAGCGACGTGACGGTGCTGGACGGGCAGCGGCTCCGGCTGCAGTGCCGCCTCGCCGTCGCCTCGGATCCTGCAGACGCCGCCGTCGCATGGATGCTGGACGGAAAGATCATCAAGTCGTCCAAGTTCATCGTCCTCGCCAacgaag GTGGGCTGTGCTCCCTGACGATAGGCAAAGCTCTGCCAGAGGACGAAGGGCAGTACAAGTGTAGAGCTGAGAGCTCAGCCGGCAAAGACGAATGTTCCTGTATGGTTCTAGTAGACG ATCCAACAGAAAACTCTCCGGCTGACAAGAAGTCCAAGAAGACAACTCCGACCTCAGAGA GTGAAGCGAGAATAAAGAAGCCGACGGCCAAGACTCCTCCGAAacaag TTGCTCCTCCTCAGATCCTGCAGTTCCCGGAGGACATGAAGATCCTGGCGGGGGAAAAGGTGGAGATCCTCTGCAAGTTCTCTGGAGCTCCGCCCATCAACTGCACCTGGCTGAAGTTCAGGAAACca atccaGGGCTCCTCTGATATCTCCATAGAGAgcagtgacagcagcagcagactgaCCATCAGCAGCGGTCAGCAGGAGCACTGTGGATGTTACACCATCGAGCTGAGGAACGCCGTCGGCCTCCGTCAGGCCGCCCTCAACCTCACCATCGTCG ATAAACCCGACCCCCCAGCCAGGGTCCCTGCAGCCTCAGACATCCGGCGGGCCACTCTGACCCTGTCATGGTACGGGCCAACCTACGATGGAGGCAGCGCCGTGCAGTCCTACAACCTGGAGATCTGGGACTCGGTGGAGCCGCAGTGGAAGCTCCTGGTGTCCTGCAACAGCACCTCCTACAACGTGCAG AACCTTCTTCCAGAGCGTCAGTATAAGTTTCGTGTCCGGGCCGAGAACATCTACGGAGTCGGAGAGCCGAGTGCCGAATCTGAGCCGGTGACTGTTGGCCTGGTGAATGATG ATGAAGAGGccgaggcagaggaggaggatgaag ACGTAGACAAGGAGCCGGACTACAGAGATGTCTCCATCAGGACGGACGTGAAGGTGAAGGAGCTGTACGACGTGGAGGAGCGGCTGGGAAC GGGGAAGTTCGGGCAGGTCTTCAAACTGGTGGAGAAGGCGACGAAGAAGGTGTGGGCGGGCAAGTTCATCAAAGCGTACTCGGCAAAGGATAAAGACAACGTCCGGCACGAGATCGGCATCATGAACAGCCTCCATCACCCCAAACTGGTGCAGTGCATCGACGCCTTCGAGGGGAAGTCCGACATCGTCATGGTGCTGGAGAT GATCTCTGGCGGCGAGCTGTTTGAGCGGATCATTGACGAGGACTTCGAGCTGACGGAGCGGGAGGTGATTAGATACATGCTGCAGATCATCGATGGAGTCAGCTTCATACACAAACAAGGCATCGTCCACCTCGACCTCAAACCCGAGAACATCATGTGTGTCAACAAGACCGGCGGCAAAATCAAACTCATCGACTTCGGCCTCGCCAGGCGACTAG AAAACGCGGGAACTCTGAAGGTTTTGTTTGGGACTCCAGAGTTTGTGGCTCCAGAAGTGATCAACTATGAAGGCATCAGCTATCCCACCGACATGTGGAGTATAGGAGTCATCTGTTACATACT GCTGAGCGGTCTGTCTCCCTTCATGGGCGACAACGACAACGAGACTCTGTCCAACGTCACCTCGGCCTCCTGGGACTTTGAGGACGAGGCCTTCGATGAGATCTCTGACACGGCGAAGGACTTCATCACCAACCTTCTGAAGAAAGACATGAA ggctCGGCTCACCTGTGCTCGGTGTTATGAACACACCTGGCTGAAACAGGACACCACCACCATGAAGGCCAAGAAGCTCTCcaaggagaggatgaagaagtaCATTCTGAGGAGGAAATggcag AAAACGGGTAACGCAGTGCGAGCCATCGGCCGACTGTCGTCCATGGCGATGATGGCCGGAGTCAGCGCCAAGAAGGGCTCGCCGACAGAAG aggacAACCAGTTCCTGGAGTGTTTGGAGTTCGAGCAGAAGTCGGACTGTAAACCTTCTTTCAGTTCGGTGATCAAAGACGTCGAGGTGGTCGAAGGCAGCGCAGCTCGCTTTGACTGCAAGATCGAAG GTTTCCCTGACCCGGAGGTGGTTTGGTACAAAGACGAGCAGCCGATCAAAGAGACGCGACACTTTCAGATCGACTACGACGAGGAAGGAAACTGCAGTCTGGTCAtttcagag GTGTCGGGTGACGACGATGCCAAGTACACGGTGAAGGCGGTCAACAGTCTGGGGGAAGCGACCTGCACCGCCGAGCTGCTGGTGGAGGTGATGgccggagaggaagaggaggaggaagaggaggaagaggaagaatag